Proteins found in one Coffea eugenioides isolate CCC68of chromosome 5, Ceug_1.0, whole genome shotgun sequence genomic segment:
- the LOC113771620 gene encoding putative disease resistance protein At4g10780 — protein MELTGKLMEALGNLAFDRGSKYFYLVDNLRSLETKLQRLRNRKIDFESKVKVAERSGTKKRKREVENWFDEVAKMENEFVALKTSIQEGGFLENAISSGKRVEKMDGIVEQLMVQSDSDHFGELCLEASESRGEPRETTELFGEMFRKGLERILAWLDTNEILRIGIWGMGGVGKTTLAEHIHNHLLKNTQSKVYWISVSQDFTIKRLQGDVAKHLGLEGDLSNVDDEGVRALRLRDAFEKMEEMVVLMLDDVWEEFRLNSLGIGARNCRLILTTRSEEVCNRMRCQSKFELKTLDTEEAWGLFERTLGSETVLDGDLEGIAKSITERCGGLPLGIVVMAGSMIGVTDIHEWRNALVDLNRVEHGKMEEKVFRILERSFNRLDKYERNCFLYCCLYPEDRKIRREELIDLFIRAELMSKRESWSEEFDQGHTILNKLIRVCLLEKTKDSEGDDCVKMHDLVRDMALRITTHGNSNLQMNGDVPRFLVKSIGKGNSKVTLEPKKWTEDLHAVSFHSFSYPQPKIEIPPAWSPNCPKLSTLLLSWVSIKEIPDSFFRHMCGLKVLNLSECQGITELPDSVSNLVNLTALILEGCEGLRFVPPLGKLKQLRDLDLSSTKIQDLPEGWESLVNLERLHLNRCWDLSQKIIPKGTFSQLHRLQLLLLPLYGSVQVNDPEVLNQLESFKGYLSSMDFYKITRWPKYYTVYVNDILTKQTFHALNQQQLHFHQCELGRGSNYLPDNMKRLTIEDCKGIGIRCLSDVFKNFINLKHLSELKIIDLVGIEFLWQLSSASPRGQLEVSSFSPLRGLEELRLWSLPNLVGLFYGESKPYLLPAGTFSSLKVLWIFTCHNMKQLFTVQLLQSLQNLEVLYVKDCEGLEEIAADGNGVGQGGGEGTQLTSSEGATATVILPKLWRLRLTSLPQLKNICKAAMICNSIEDIGIFNCPNLKRLPLFLSTINGPPYLLPAGTFSSLKEMWISECHSMKQLFTVQLLQSLQNLEKLIVKECEGLEEIAADGNGVGQGGGEGIQLTSSEGATANVILPKLRWLSLTSLPQLKNICKAAMICNSIEDIAIFNCPNLKRLPLFLSTINGPPSLPSTLHKMKGDKEWWESLEWDYPSAKKDLDPYFTTE, from the coding sequence ATGGAGCTCACTGGAAAATTAATGGAGGCACTTGGGAATTTGGCATTCGACAGAGGAAGTAAGTATTTCTATTTGGTTGATAATCTAAGGTCGCTCGAAACGAAGTTGCAAAGATTACGCAACAGGAAAATTGACTTCGAGTCGAAAGTGAAAGTTGCAGAAAGATCTGgtactaagaaaaggaaaagggaggtTGAGAATTGGTTTGATGAGGTAGCCAAAATGGAGAATGAATTCGTTGCATTGAAAACGAGCATACAAGAGGGAGGATTTCTAGAAAATGCAATTAGCAGTGGGAAAAGAGTGGAGAAAATGGACGGGATTGTAGAGCAACTGATGGTGCAAAGTGATAGTGATCATTTTGGTGAGCTTTGCCTCGAGGCTTCTGAGAGCAGAGGTGAGCCACGAGAGACAACAGAATTATTTGGAGAAATGTTTCGCAAAGGTCTGGAAAGAATCCTGGCATGGTTGGACACCAACGAGATCTTAAGGATTGGGATCTGGGGGATGGGAGGTGTGGGTAAGACTACTTTGGCGGAACACATCCATAATCACCTCCTTAAGAATACTCAATCCAAGGTTTATTGGATTTCTGTCTCCCAAGATTTTACCATCAAAAGGCTGCAAGGTGATGTTGCTAAACACTTAGGGCTTGAAGGTGATCTGTCAAACGTGGATGATGAAGGAGTAAGGGCACTTAGGTTGCGTGACGCATTCGAGAAAATGGAGGAAATGGTAGTGCTCATGTTGGATGATGTTTGGGAAGAATTTCGTTTAAACAGCTTAGGGATTGGTGCAAGAAATTGCAGACTGATTTTGACTACACGCTCAGAAGAAGTGTGCAACCGCATGCGATGCCAAAGCAAATTTGAGTTGAAAACTTTGGACACAGAGGAAGCTTGGGGTTTGTTCGAGCGTACACTTGGCAGCGAGACCGTGCTTGATGGAGATTTGGAAGGTATTGCCAAGTCCATCACGGAAAGGTGTGGTGGTTTGCCTCTTGGTATTGTCGTAATGGCTGGGAGCATGATAGGTGTGACCGACATCCATGAGTGGAGAAATGCATTGGTAGACTTGAATAGAGTAGAGCACGGTAAGATGGAAGAAAAGGTGTTTCGCATCCTGGAACGGAGTTTCAATCGCCTGGATAAATATGAAAGGAATTGCTTCTTGTATTGCTGTCTTTATCCGGAAGATCGGAAAATAAGAAGAGAGGAACTAATAGACCTGTTTATTAGGGCAGAGCTGATGTCAAAACGGGAATCATGGTCAGAAGAATTTGATCAAGGTCACACAATATTAAACAAACTGATTAGAGTTTGCTTGCTGGAAAAAACTAAAGATTCCGAAGGGGATGACTGTGTGAAGATGCATGATTTGGTCAGAGATATGGCATTAAGGATCACAACGCATGGAAACTCCAACCTACAGATGAACGGGGATGTACCACGGTTCTTGGTGAAAAGCATAGGAAAGGGAAATTCCAAAGTAACACTGGAACCAAAAAAATGGACAGAAGATCTCCATGCAGTCTCCTTTCATTCATTTTCATATCCACAACCAAAAATAGAAATTCCGCCAGCCTGGTCACCAAATTGTCCTAAGCTCTCAACCTTGCTTCTTTCTTGGGTTTCCATAAAAGAAATCCCAGATTCATTCTTTCGGCACATGTGTGGACTTAAAGTTTTGAATCTATCTGAGTGCCAAGGTATAACAGAGCTGCCTGATTCTGTTTCAAACTTGGTGAATCTCACTGCTTTGATTTTGGAGGGTTGTGAAGGCCTCCGATTTGTGCCACCACTGGGAAAGCTCAAGCAATTGAGGGATTTGGACCTATCAAGTACTAAGATTCAGGATTTACCTGAAGGTTGGGAGTCACTGGTCAACCTCGAAAGGCTTCACTTGAACAGGTGTTGGGATTTAAGTCAAAAGATAATACCAAAAGGGACATTTTCCCAATTGCACCGTCTTCAACTGCTATTATTGCCACTCTATGGTAGCGTACAAGTTAATGATCCAGAAGTGTTGAACCAGTTAGAAAGTTTTAAAGGATATTTGTCTTCTATGGACTTCTATAAAATTACTCGGTGGCCAAAATACTATACTGTTTATGTCAATGACATCTTAACTAAGCAAACGTTTCATGCCCTTAACCAGCAACAATTGCATTTCCATCAGTGTGAGCTTGGTAGAGGATCGAACTATCTGCCAGATAATATGAAACGTCTGACAATCGAGGATTGTAAGGGCATAGGCATTAGGTGCTTGTCAGATGTTTTTaagaattttataaatttaaagCACTTATCTGAATTGAAAATTATAGATTTGGTTGGAATAGAGTTCCTCTGGCAATTGTCCTCTGCTTCTCCACGTGGTCAGTTGGAAGTCTCGTCTTTCAGTCCACTCCGTGGTCTCGAAGAGCTACGCCTCTGGAGTTTGCCAAATCTGGTTGGTCTTTTTTACGGAGAATCAAAACCATATTTGCTTCCAGCTGGCACCTTTTCTTCCCTTAAAGTATTGTGGATTTTTACATGTCACAACATGAAGCAGCTATTCACAGTGCAGTTGCTGCAGAGCCTTCAAAATCTTGAAGTATTATACGTTAAAGATTGTGAAGGACTGGAGGAGATAGCAGCAGATGGCAATGGAGTAGGacaaggaggaggagaaggcaCCCAATTGACTTCAAGTGAAGGAGCCACCGCCACTGTCATCCTTCCGAAATTATGGCGGTTGCGTCTGACTAGCCTGCCACAACTGAAGAACATTTGCAAGGCAGCCATGATCTGCAATTCAATTGAGGATATTGGAATATTTAATTGTCCAAATTTGAAGAGGCTGCCTCTATTTCTTTCCACCATCAATGGACCACCATATTTGCTTCCAGCTGGCACCTTTTCTTCCCTCAAAGAAATGTGGATTTCTGAATGTCACAGCATGAAGCAGCTATTCACAGTGCAGTTGCTGCAGAGCCTTCAAAATCTCGAAAAGTTAATAGTTAAAGAATGTGAAGGACTGGAGGAGATAGCAGCAGATGGCAATGGAGTAGGacaaggaggaggagaaggcaTCCAATTGACTTCAAGTGAAGGAGCCACCGCCAATGTCATCCTTCCGAAATTGAGGTGGTTGAGTCTGACTAGCCTGCCACAACTGAAGAACATTTGCAAGGCAGCCATGATCTGCAATTCAATTGAGGATATTGCAATATTTAATTGTCCAAATTTGAAGAGGCTGCCTCTATTTCTTTCCACCATCAATGGACCACCATCTCTTCCCAGCACTCTTCATAAAATGAAGGGAGATAAAGAATGGTGGGAATCGTTAGAGTGGGACTATCCTAGTGCCAAAAAGGACCTTGACCCATACTTTACCACAGAGTGA